Proteins encoded by one window of Vidua chalybeata isolate OUT-0048 chromosome 15, bVidCha1 merged haplotype, whole genome shotgun sequence:
- the LOC128795806 gene encoding protocadherin beta-4-like, producing MALARQVLCLSAFLSLPHARAEPIRYSVAEEAESGSLVGQLAEDAGLTPAQLSARRARLVSEDGRQHFRLDRASGRLVVAARLDREELCGQSATCMLPFELLLSNPLQFFRVEVALDDINDHSPVFREDRVAFRIPETSDPGSLFPLEAAQDNDIGSNTVQEYSISPENEYFSVSYGSRDNADKYLELVLEKPLDREEHAEMGFSVIAVDGGFPPRSGTIEISIIILDVNDNAPKFRQEPYIAKVLENMPEGSVVLTVLATDPDAGINGNITYQLSQTVGQSDSAFVIDPITGEIKIKQPLDFEAAETHKLIVRATDGGGLSAICKVLVEVVDVNDNAPELVVSSFSSPLPENTVPGTVVALFAVRDRDSGANGKISCALEDQLFFSLRPAYKNYYELVTVSALDREETPRYILSVRAADAGSPPLTTTQTFSVDISDVNDNAPVFNQTSYTMYVRENNVPTVFVGAVSAADADVGLNAKVTYSLAPEQGAERPSCSCISVNSENGHVFVLRPLDYEHLRQTEVTVSASDAGSPPLRANVTVRLVVLDENDNAPLVLYPAQDSSPASSELVPVSAEAGYLISKVVAVDADSGQNSWLSYHLLRATDPGLFSVALQSGEVRLRRPVTERDSVKQKLLVLVRDNGKPPLSATAALSALLLKDFSDVRLPHSSPATEDQDGSLTTYLIISLVFVSLLFLISTAVFVARKVCRRKQLKAGHVLYGADNLQSGLADAAAAGSLPRAYCYEISLTTGSGNSEFKFLKPILPSLPPQHCAVGQGPDEEQDFPCVPVSTEDMAPDNAGTLSAGQFSTLSFN from the coding sequence ATGGCGCTCGCAAGGCAAGTGCTttgtctctctgctttcctctcgCTGCCGCACGCTCGCGCCGAGCCCATCCGCTACTCCGTAGCCGAGGAGGCGGAAAGCGGCTCCCTGGTGGGCCAGCTGGCGGAGGATGCGGGGCTGACGCCGGCGCAGCTCTCGGCTCGCCGCGCCCGCCTGGTCTCGGAGGACGGCCGGCAGCATTTTCGCTTAGACCGCGCCTCCGGCCGCCTCGTCGTGGCGGCGAGGCTGGACCGGGAGGAGCTGTGCGGCCAGTCCGCCACCTGCATGCTCCCCTtcgagctgctgctctccaaccCCCTGCAGTTCTTTCGGGTCGAGGTGGCTCTGGACGATATCAATGACCACTCACCCGTCTTCCGAGAAGATCGAGTCGCTTTTAGGATCCCTGAAACGAGCGACCCCGGTTCACTTTTCCCACTGGAGGCAGCTCAGGACAATGATATTGGCagcaacacagtccaggagtACAGCATCTCTCCGGAGAATGAGTATTTCAGTGTCTCCTATGGAAGTCGGGATAATGCCGACAAATATCTTGAACTTGTTTTGGAAAAGCCACTAGATAGAGAGGAGCATGCAGAGATGGGTTTCAGTGTTATTGCTGTGGACGGTGGCTTTCCTCCTCGAAGTGGGACCATTGAGATCTCTATTATCATTCTAGATGTAAATGACAATGCTCCCAAATTCAGGCAAGAGCCTTATATTGCGAAGGTTTTGGAAAACATGCCAGAAGGCTCTGTAGTTCTGACTGTGTTGGCAACGGATCCAGATGCAGGAATTAATGGGAACATCACCTATCAGCTCAGCCAGACAGTGGGACAGAGTGACTCTGCATTTGTGATTGATCCCATAACTggtgaaattaaaatcaaacaaCCTCTGGACTTTGAGGCAGCAGAAACTCACAAGCTGATTGTAAGGGCCACAGACGGAGGGGGCCTATCAGCAATCTGCAAAGTGCTGGTGGAGGTGGTGGATGTGAATGACAATGCCCCAGAGCTGGTGGTCAGTTCCTTCAGCAGTCCCCTCCCCGAGAACACAGTGCCCGGCACGGTGGTTGCCCTGTTTGCGGTCAGGGACCGGGATTCTGGTGCCAACGGGAAGATCTCCTGTGCCCTCGAGGATCAGCTCTTCTTCTCCCTGCGGCCAGCCTATAAGAATTACTATGAGCTGGTGACAGTGAGCGCGCTGGACCGCGAGGAGACGCCTCGCTACATCCTCAGTGTGAGGGCAGCAGATGCGGGGTCGCCTCCTCTCACAACCACCCAGACCTTCAGCGTGGACATCTCCGATGTCAATGACAACGCCCCCGTCTTCAACCAGACCTCCTACACCATGTACGTGCGTGAGAACAACGTCCCCACGGTGTTTGTTGGGGCCGTCAGTGCTGCAGATGCTGACGTGGGGCTCAATGCCAAGGTGACCTATTCCCTGGCCCCAGAGCAAGGGGCAGAGCGGCCCTCGTGCTCCTGCATCTCTGTGAACTCTGAGAACGGGCACGTGTTTGTGCTGCGGCCCCTGGACTACGAGCACTTGAGGCAGACCGAGGTGACGGTCAGTGCCTCTGACGCGGGCTCTCCTCCCCTCAGAGCCAACGTCACCGTCCGCCTGGTCGTGCTGGACGAGAATGACAACGCACCGCTGGTGCTCTacccagcccaggacagcagcccagcGTCCAGTGAGCTGGTGCCCGTGTCGGCTGAGGCGGGCTACCTCATCAGCAAAGTGGTGGCCGTCGATGCCGACTCGGGACAGAACTCCTGGCTCTCCTACCACCTGCTGAGGGCCACCGACCCAGGGCTGTTTTCCGTGGCCCTCCAAAGCGGGGAGGTGCGTCTGAGGAGGCCGGTGACAGAGAGAGACAGCGTCAAGCAGAAGCTCCTTGTCCTGGTCAGAGACAACGGCAAGCCCCCGCTGTCAGCCACGGCAGCTCTGAGCGCTCTCCTGCTCAAGGACTTCTCCGACGTGCGCCTCCCGCACAGCAGCCCGGCCACAGAGGATCAGGACGGCTCCCTGACCACCTATTTAATCATTTCCTTGGTCTTTGTCtcactcctcttcctcatctccaCCGCAGTCTTTGTTGCTCGCAAGGTCTGcaggagaaagcagctgaaggcTGGCCATGTGCTTTATGGTGCCGACAACTTGCAGAGCGGCCTGGCCGATGCAGCCGCTGCAGGGAGCCTGCCCCGCGCCTATTGCTACGAGATCAGCCTCACTACGGGCTCGGGCAACAGCGAGTTCAAATTCCTCAAGcccatcctgcccagcctgcccccACAGCACTGCGCCGTGGGCCAGGGCCCGGATGAGGAGCAGGAtttcccctgtgtccctgtcagcACAGAGGACATGGCCCCAGACAATGCTGGGACTCTCTCTGCAGGACAGTTCAGCACTCTTTCCTTTAACTAG
- the LOC128795836 gene encoding protocadherin gamma-A10-like yields MGAAGRRWGRRQRALLWAVLLAAWEAAWGQLRYSVPEEMPKGSFVGDVAKDLGLQLPALRDRGIRVVSESTTQYFAVHGKTGHLVTAERIDREQLCRLVEKCVLRCELIVEGQMQVYGIEVEITDINDNAPSFRQVEKDLRLSEMTAPRSRFPLAEAHDPDAGRNSLQSYELSGDEHFSLAVQAGPGGDQRPELVLAKALDREEAAFHELVLRAMDGGDPARTGTARIRVTVLDANDNAPVFSQAEYTVRVPEDVPVGSVLVTVTATDADEGLNGQVKYSFHKISDRDSELFNLDSETGEITVKDDLDFEEISSHELEIQAHDGGELSDTAKMVITVTDVNDNVPKISVRSALNEISEDAPPETVIALLHVQDRDSGANGNVRCSLHGEVPFRLEKSFDDYYRVVTARKLDREEVSEYNVTVRAADGGSPPLQSSAVLALRVLDVNDNAPVFAEERYSARLAENNAAGALVLTVRATDADWGQNARVRYRLAEGRVRGAPLSSYVSVQAETGALYALRSFDYEQLRELQLWVRAEDGGAPALSSNVSVRLLIVDENDNAPQVLYPPQAAAAAAGSGAVWSGVELAPRWSEAGALVAKVVAVDADAGQNAWLSYELAKATEPGLFRVGLHSGEVRTARSPLARDAARQSLVVLVKDHGRPALSATATLSVVLAESVAELLAELGSAADEAAAPGEPAAGLTRWLVLAVAAVSCLFVAFLLLLLALRLRRWRRQQLLPADSGALRGVPVSHFVGIDGVRAFLQSYSHEVSLTADSRKSQLRFSAGSCCDTLPARPPPDEPALLLGDDDLAGGPPSDPTALPVSSPYHFVS; encoded by the coding sequence ATGGGCGCGGCGGGGAGGCGCTGGGGCCGGCGGCAgcgagctctgctctgggccgTCCTGCTGGCAGCGTGGGAGGCGGCGTGGGGGCAGCTGCGCTACTCCGTGCCCGAGGAGATGCCCAAGGGCTCGTTCGTGGGGGACGTGGCCAAggacctggggctgcagctgccggCGCTCCGAGACCGCGGCATCCGTGTTGTCTCCGAAAGTACGACTCAGTATTTCGCTGTGCACGGGAAGACAGGACATTTAGTGACGGCAGAGAGGATCGACAGAGAGCAGCTTTGCCGGCTGGTGGAGAAATGTGTGCTGCGCTGTGAGCTGATAGTGGAGGGACAGATGCAGGTTTACGGAATCGAAGTGGAGATCACAGACATTAACGACAACGCACCCAGCTTTCGACAGGTAGAAAAAGACCTGAGACTTAGTGAGATGACAGCCCCGAGGTCGCGGTTTCCCCTGGCCGAAGCTCACGACCCTGATGCGGGCCGGAATTCCCTGCAGAGCTACGAGCTGAGCGGTGACGAGCACTTCTCGCTGGCCGTGCAGGCGGGCCCCGGCGGCGATCAGCGTCCCGAGCTGGTGCTGGCGAAGGCGCTGGACCGGGAGGAGGCGGCGTTTCACGAGCTGGTGCTGAGGGCGATGGACGGCGGCGATCCGGCACGGACGGGCACGGCTCGGATCCGCGTGACCGTGCTGGACGCGAACGACAACGCGCCCGTGTTCAGCCAGGCGGAGTACACGGTGCGTGTGCCCGAGGACGTGCCCGTGGGCTCCGTTCTTGTCACCGTCACGGCCACGGACGCCGACGAGGGTCTGAACGGGCAGGTGAAATACAGCTTCCATAAAATTTCAGACCGAGACTCAGAACTTTTTAATCTCGACTCTGAGACAGGAGAAATAACTGTTAAGGACGACTTGGATTTCGAGGAAATCTCCTCCCACGAACTTGAGATTCAGGCACATGACGGAGGAGAACTCTCTGATACTGCAAAAATGGTGATCACCGTGACAGACGTCAATGACAACGTGCCCAAGATTTCGGTGAGGTCGGCTCTTAACGAGATCTCGGAGGATGCCCCTCCGGAAACTGTTATTGCCCTGTTGCATGTGCAGGACCGAGACTCGGGAGCCAACGGTAATGTGCGCTGCTCGCTCCACGGAGAGGTCCCGTTCCGCCTTGAGAAGTCTTTTGACGACTACTACCGTGTGGTGACGGCGCGGAAGTTGGACCGGGAAGAGGTATCGGAGTACAACGTGACGGTGCGGGCGGCCGACGGCGGGTCGCCGCCGCTGCAGAGCAGCGCGGTGCTGGCGCTGCGGGTGCTGGACGTGAACGACAACGCGCCGGTGTTCGCGGAGGAGCGCTACAGCGCGCGGCTGGCGGAGAACAACGCGGCGGGCGCGCTGGTGCTGACGGTGCGCGCCACGGACGCGGACTGGGGGCAGAACGCGCGCGTGCGCTACCGGCTGGCGGAGGGGCGGGTGCGGGGCGCGCCGCTGTCGTCGTACGTGTCGGTGCAGGCGGAGACGGGCGCGCTGTACGCGCTGCGCTCCTTCGACTACGAGCAGCTGCGcgagctgcagctgtgggtgcGTGCGGAGGACGGCGGCGCGCCGGCGCTGAGCAGCAACGTGTCGGTGCGGCTGCTGATCGTGGACGAGAACGACAACGCGCCGCAGGTGCTGTACCCGCCacaggcggcggcggcggcggcgggctcgGGCGCCGTGTGGTCGGGCGTGGAGCTGGCGCCGCGCTGGTCGGAGGCCGGCGCGCTGGTGGCCAAGGTGGTGGCGGTGGACGCGGACGCGGGGCAGAACGCGTGGCTGTCGTACGAGCTGGCCAAGGCCACGGAGCCGGGGCTGTTCCGCGTGGGGCTGCACAGCGGCGAGGTGCGCACGGCGCGCTCGCCGCTGGCCCGCGACGCGGCGCGCCAGagcctggtggtgctggtgaaGGACCACGGGCGGCCGGCGCTGTCGGCCACGGCCACGCTGAGCGTGGTGCTGGCCGAGAGCGTGGCCGAGCTGCTGGCCGAGCTGGGCAGCGCGGCCGAcgaggcggcggcgccgggcgagCCGGCCGCCGGCCTGACGCGCTGGCTGGTGCTGGCCGTGGCCGCCGTGTCGTGCCTCTTCGTggccttcctgctgctgctgctggcgctgcGCCTGCGCCGCTGGCGccgccagcagctgctgccggCGGACAGCGGCGCCCTGCGCGGCGTGCCCGTGTCGCACTTCGTGGGCATCGACGGCGTGCGCGCCTTCCTGCAGTCCTACTCGCACGAGGTGTCGCTCACGGCCGACTCGCGCAAGAGCCAGCTGCGCTTCTCGGCCGGCAGCTGCTGCGACAccctcccggcccggccgccgcccgaCGAGCCCGCGCTGCTGCTCGGGGACGACGATCTTGCCGGTGGCCCGCCGTCGGACCCCACTGCTCTTCCGGTGAGTTCCCCGTACCATTTTGTTTCGTGA
- the LOC128795837 gene encoding protocadherin gamma-B5-like, with product MQCFSVRSALPFPSRGRHDGSGDAERSTQEIRYPSGKQGMEVRSAAQGWAGAGRVALLAALLLCVWCRAAAERVRYAIPEELGRGSLVGPLARDLGLSADELPARKLRLSEEKQFFTVNEENGNLYVNERLDREQMCGESATCSVSFEALVHNPLNIFHVEVDIQDVNDNTPRFLQDSFHLEINELTSPGARFSVGVAEDADVGSNSLKGYELEANKYFAVEVKESQDGSKFAELVLRHSLDRESEQNLRLVLTALDGGDPPRTGTAQLWINVTDANDNPPVFAQDRYRVSLREDTPPGSTVLNVSASDADIGTNAHITYGFGKMPAKVLQKFVVDAERGMITLQETLDFEDTRSYVLLVEGKDGGGLVAHCKVEVEVLDVNDNAPEVTLTSVSSPVPEDAPVGTVVAVLKVRDRDSGDNGQVSCELSGEAPLSIVASSGGSYKVVTAGALDREQASEHRVTVVARDRGRPALWSSRELVLEVSDVNDNAPVFEEAAYSAYVAENNAAGALVLRVQARDADAGANGRVSYWLAGGSAGAAGAAPLVSVEARSGALYAQRSLDYEQCREFTVAVRAQDGGSPARSSTATVRVFVLDRNDNAPRVLWPAAAAAAAGEAAGGAAAPFEVVPRSAEAGYLVAKVVAVDADAGRNAWLSYELVQASEPALFRVGLHSGEVRTARAVSERDAAKQRVVAVVKDHGQPALSATATLHVVLAESLQEALPELSERAAGAEAAAAAAELQFYLVLALALLSALLVLSVALAVLARLRRAGPPAVLRCLGAQRFSVAGAAFPADFCEGTLPYSYNLCVAAPARAVPEAAWPPPPPVPVLSAEELLIGEPLEKQISSSNAAEGELPANPDAPQTDTLVVICTCAGRRLRAPLLTERSERELGALQPRPLRPGSLALPVGESAAEHSAIIPAVRRRAEGSQKSLAGAVGSKAPELYREPDP from the exons ATGCAGTGTTTCAGTGTTCGATCCGCCTTGCCTTTTCCCTCACGGGGGCGGCACGATGGCAGCGGGGACGCCGAGCGCTCCACCCAAGAGATCA GATACCCTTCAGGAAAGCAGGGAATGGAGGTCAGGTCGGCagcgcagggctgggcaggcGCTGGGCGGGTCGCGCTGCTGGCCGCGCTGCTGCTGTGCGTGTGGTGCCGGGCGGCGGCCGAGCGGGTCCGCTACGCCATCCCcgaggagctgggcagaggctcGCTCGTGGGGCCGCTGGCGCGGGACCTGGGGCTCAGCGCGGACGAGCTGCCAGCGCGCAAGCTGCGGCTGAGCGAGGAGAAGCAATTCTTCACGGTGAATGAGGAGAACGGGAACCTGTACGTGAACGAGAGGCTGGACCGGGAGCAGATGTGCGGCGAGTCGGCGACCTGCTCTGTCAGCTTCGAGGCACTGGTGCACAACCCGCTGAATATTTTCCACGTCGAAGTGGACATCCAAGACGTGAATGACAACACGCCGCGCTTCCTGCAAGACAGTTTCCACCTGGAGATCAACGAGTTGACTTCTCCCGGTGCCCGATTTTCAGTTGGTGTGGCCGAAGATGCGGACGTGGGCAGTAACTCACTTAAAGGTTACGAGCTGGAGGCCAACAAGTACTTCGCTGTGGAGGTGAAAGAGAGCCAGGACGGCAGCAAGTTCGCGGAGCTGGTGCTGCGCCACTCGCTGGACCGGGAGAGCGAACAGAATCTGCGGTTAGTGCTGACGGCTCTGGACGGCGGAGACCCGCCCCGGACTGGCACCGCCCAGCTCTGGATCAACGTCACCGACGCCAATGACAACCCACCCGTGTTCGCGCAGGACCGGTACCGCGTGAGCCTGCGCGAGGACACGCCTCCGGGATCAACGGTGCTGAATGTGTCAGCCTCAGACGCCGATATCGGCACCAACGCACACATCACCTACGGCTTCGGCAAGATGCCGGCTAAAGTGCTTCAGAAGTTCGTGGTGGATGCCGAGCGAGGAATGATCACGCTGCAAGAGACGCTGGACTTCGAGGATACAAGAAGCTACGTATTGCTGGTGGAGGGGAAGGACGGTGGCGGTTTGGTAGCACACTGCaaggtggaggtggaggtgcTGGACGTGAATGACAATGCGCCCGAGGTGACCCTGACGTCCGTGTCAAGCCCGGTGCCTGAGGACGCGCCTGTCGGCACCGTGGTGGCCGTGCTGAAAGTCCGGGACCGGGACTCCGGTGACAATGGTCAGGTGTCGTGCGAGCTGTCGGGAGAGGCGCCGCTGTCGATCGTGGCGTCCTCGGGCGGCTCGTACAAGGTGGTGACGGCGGGCGCGCTGGACCGAGAGCAGGCGTCCGAGCATCGCGTGACGGTGGTGGCCCGGGACCGGGGCAGGCCGGcgctgtggagcagcagggagctggtgctggaggtgTCGGACGTGAACGACAACGCGCCGGTGTTCGAGGAGGCGGCGTACAGCGCGTACGTGGCGGAGAACAACGCGGCGGGCGCGCTGGTGCTGCGCGTGCAGGCGCGGGACGCGGACGCGGGCGCCAACGGGCGCGTGAGCTACTGGCTGGCGGGCGGCAgcgcgggcgcggcgggcgcggcgccgcTCGTGTCGGTGGAGGCGCGGAGCGGCGCGCTGTACGCGCAGCGCTCCTTGGACTACGAGCAGTGCCGCGAGTTCACGGTGGCGGTGCGGGCGCAGGACGGCGGCTCGCCGGCGCGCAGCTCCACGGCCACGGTGCGCGTCTTCGTGCTGGACCGCAACGACAACGCGCCGCGGGTGCtgtggccggcggcggcggcggcggcggcgggagagGCTGCGGGAGGGGCGGCGGCTCCCTTCGAGGTGGTGCCGCGTTCTGCCGAGGCCGGCTACCTGGTGGCCAAGGTGGTGGCGGTGGACGCGGACGCGGGGCGCAACGCGTGGCTGTCGTACGAGCTGGTGCAGGCGTCGGAGCCGGCGCTGTTCCGCGTGGGGCTGCACAGCGGCGAGGTGCGCACGGCGCGCGCCGTGTCCGAGCGGGACGCGGCCAAGCAGCGGGTGGTGGCCGTGGTGAAGGACCACGGGCAGCCGGCGCTGTCGGCCACGGCCACGCTGCACGTGGTGCTGGCCGAGAGCTTGCAGGAGGCGCTGCCGGAGCTGAGCGAGCGGGCGGCGGGcgccgaggcggcggcggcggcggccgagctGCAGTTCTACCTGGTGCTGGCGCTGGCGCTGCTGTCGGCGCTCTTGGTGCTGAGCGTGGCGCTGGCCGTGCTGGCGCGGCtgcggcgggccgggccgcccgCCGTGCTGCGCTGCCTGGGCGCGCAGCGCTTCTCGGTGGCCGGCGCCGCCTTCCCGGCCGACTTCTGCGAGGGCACCTTGCCCTACTCCTACAACCTGTGCGTGGCGGCGCCGGCCCGCGCCGTGCCCGAGGCCGCttggccgccgccgccgccggtgcCCGTCCTGTCGGCGGAGGAGCTGCTGATTGGGGAGCCCTTGGAGAAGCAGATCTCGAGTAGTAACGCCGCCGAGGGAGAGCTGCCTGCCAATCCCGACGCACCGCAG ACTGATACACTTGTCGTGATCTGCACATG TGCCGGGAGGAGGCTGCGGGCGCCGCTGTTGACCGAGAGGAGCGAGAGGGAGCTCGGAGCGCTGCAGCCCCGCCCGCTGCGGCCCGGCTCTCTCGCTCTCCCGGTGGGTGAGTCGGCGGCGGAGCACTCTGCGATCATCCCCGCGGTGCGGAGACGTGCTGAAGGGAGTCAGAAGAGCCTGGCAGGAGCGGTCGGGAGCAAAGCGCCGGAGCTATACCGTGAGCCAGATCCGTGA
- the LOC128795838 gene encoding protocadherin gamma-A10-like, producing the protein MCAVGRRWGRRQRALLWAVLLAAWEAAWGQLRYSVPEEMPKGSFVGDVAKDLGLQLPALKDRDAHVFDTGRTRYFFLDLQNGHLSMMEQVDREEICAAVAKCVLNFEILVKRPMNIYKGEVEILDINDNPPSFPERRNVLEISENTAPGARFPLERAHDPDIGVNSLQNYECSESSYFTLDVKTGGDGVKYPELLLVKSLDREQQAAHHLILTATDNGSPVKSGSTTVEIIVLDGNDNAPEFTQSVYKVTVREDVAVGSRVLQVTASDRDEGPNAEVKYSFFQIPEKFNKTFKMDPESGEIVIIENLNFEEHEFYELVVQARDAGGLSSHSKVLIKVVDVNNYVPEIVIMSVFTPVPEDTPLGTVIAIFSVQDRDSGANGEVQCSISDSHPFRLEKSFDNYYRVVTAELLDREQVSEYNVTVRAADGGSPPLQSSAVLALRVLDVNDNAPVFAEERYSARLAENNAAGALVLTVRATDADWGQNARVRYRLAEGRVRGAPLSSYVSVQAETGALYALRSFDYEQLRELQLWVRAEDGGAPALSSNVSVRLLIVDENDNAPQVLYPPQAAAAAAAGSGAVWSGVELAPRWSEAGALVAKVVAVDADAGQNAWLSYELAKATEPGLFRVGLHSGEVRTARSPLARDAARQSLVVLVKDHGRPALSATATLSVVLAESVAELLAELGSAADEAAAPGEPAAGLTRWLVLAVAAVSCLFVAFLLLLLALRLRRWRRQQLLPADSGALRGVPVSHFVGIDGVRAFLQSYSHEVSLTADSRKSQLRFSAGSCCDTLPARLPDEASGDLVPSGDQVTETGGQAAFQLGFMI; encoded by the exons ATGTGCGCGGTGGGGAGGCGCTGGGGCCGGCGGCAgcgagctctgctctgggccgTCCTGCTGGCAGCGTGGGAGGCGGCGTGGGGGCAGCTGCGCTACTCCGTGCCCGAGGAGATGCCCAAGGGCTCGTTCGTGGGAGACGTAGCCAAGGActtggggctgcagctcccggcACTCAAAGACCGCGACGCCCACGTTTTTGACACAGGTAGGACACGGTACTTTTTTTTAGACTTGCAGAATGGCCACTTATCTATGATGGAGCAGGTGGACAGAGAGGAGATATGCGCAGCTGTTGCTAAATGTGTTCTAAACTTTGAAATTCTTGTAAAGCGTCCAATGAACATTTACAAAGGGGAGGTAGAAATACTGGATATTAATGATAATCCTCCCAGTTttccagaaagaagaaatgtctTAGAAATCAGCGAGAATACTGCACCAGGCGCACGCTTCCCATTAGAGAGAGCTCATGATCCCGACATAGGAGTGAACTCTTTACAGAATTACGAATGTAGCGAGAGCAGCTATTTCACCCTGGATGTGAAAACAGGAGGTGATGGTGTGAAATATCCGGAATTACTATTGGTGAAATCTTTGGATCGGGAACAGCAGGCTGCTCATCATTTGATCCTGACAGCCACAGACAACGGGAGTCCGGTGAAATCAGGATCGACAACAGTCGAAATCATCGTGTTAGATGGAAATGACAATGCTCCAGAATTTACTCAGTCAGTGTATAAGGTGACTGTGAGAGAAGACGTGGCTGTAGGAAGTCGGGTGTTACAGGTGACAGCGAGTGACAGAGACGAGGGGCCAAATGCCGAGGTAAAATACTCGTTCTTTCAGATCCCAGAGAAGTTCAACAAGACTTTTAAGATGGATCCGGAAAGTGGAGAAATTGTAATAATCGAGAACTTGAATTTCGAAGAACACGAGTTTTACGAATTGGTTGTGCAAGCTCGGGATGCGGGTGGACTCTCTTCCCACAGCAAGGTACTCATCAAGGTCGTTGATGTAAACAACTACGTTCCCGAGATTGTCATTATGTCCGTGTTCACTCCGGTTCCAGAAGATACACCTCTGGGGACAGTAATAGCAATTTTCAGCGTCCAAGACAGGGATTCTGGAGCAAACGGAGAGGTGCAGTGCAGCATCAGCGACAGCCACCCGTTCCGACTTGAGAAGTCATTCGATAATTACTACCGCGTGGTGACTGCAGAACTACTGGACCGGGAGCAGGTGTCGGAGTACAACGTGACGGTGCGGGCGGCCGACGGCGGGTCGCCGCCGCTGCAGAGCAGCGCGGTGCTGGCGCTGCGGGTGCTGGACGTGAACGACAACGCGCCGGTGTTCGCGGAGGAGCGCTACAGCGCGCGGCTGGCGGAGAACAACGCGGCGGGCGCGCTGGTGCTGACGGTGCGCGCCACGGACGCGGACTGGGGGCAGAACGCGCGCGTGCGCTACCGGCTGGCGGAGGGGCGGGTGCGGGGCGCGCCGCTGTCGTCGTACGTGTCGGTGCAGGCGGAGACGGGCGCGCTGTACGCGCTGCGCTCCTTCGACTACGAGCAGCTGCGcgagctgcagctgtgggtgcGTGCGGAGGACGGCGGCGCGCCGGCGCTGAGCAGCAACGTGTCGGTGCGGCTGCTGATCGTGGACGAGAACGACAACGCGCCGCAGGTGCTGTACCCGCCacaggcggcggcggcggcggcggcgggctcgGGCGCCGTGTGGTCGGGCGTGGAGCTGGCGCCGCGCTGGTCGGAGGCCGGCGCGCTGGTGGCCAAGGTGGTGGCGGTGGACGCGGACGCGGGGCAGAACGCGTGGCTGTCGTACGAGCTGGCCAAGGCCACGGAGCCGGGGCTGTTCCGCGTGGGGCTGCACAGCGGCGAGGTGCGCACGGCGCGCTCGCCGCTGGCCCGCGACGCGGCGCGCCAGagcctggtggtgctggtgaaGGACCACGGGCGGCCGGCGCTGTCGGCCACGGCCACGCTGAGCGTGGTGCTGGCCGAGAGCGTGGCCGAGCTGCTGGCCGAGCTGGGCAGCGCGGCCGAcgaggcggcggcgccgggcgagCCGGCCGCCGGCCTGACGCGCTGGCTGGTGCTGGCCGTGGCCGCCGTGTCGTGCCTCTTCGTggccttcctgctgctgctgctggcgctgcGCCTGCGCCGCTGGCGccgccagcagctgctgccggCGGACAGCGGCGCCCTGCGCGGCGTGCCCGTGTCGCACTTCGTGGGCATCGACGGCGTGCGCGCCTTCCTGCAGTCCTACTCGCACGAGGTGTCGCTCACGGCCGACTCGCGCAAGAGCCAGCTGCGCTTCTCGGCCGGCAGCTGCTGCGACACCCTCCCGGCCCGACTACCAGATGAGGCTTCGGGTGATCTCGTCCCTTCAGGAGATCAAGTTACCGAAACCGGTGGGCAAGCTGCCTTTCAG ctgGGTTTCATGATTTAA